DNA from Salinibacterium sp. dk2585:
GCGCGAGATCCTCGATGGCACCTACGGCCTCATCATCTACCAGGAGCAGGTGATGGCGATCGCACAGAAGGTCGCCGGATTCTCGCTCGGACAGGCCGACATCCTGCGGCGCGCGATGGGCAAGAAGAAGAAGTCCGAACTCGACAAGCAGTATGAGGGCTTCAGCGGCGGCATGAAGGAACGCGGCTTCTCTGAGCCCGCGATCAAGGCGCTCTGGGACATCTTGCTGCCCTTCTCCGATTACGCCTTCAACAAGGCGCACTCGGCCGCCTATGGCGTGATCTCCTACTGGACCGCCTACCTCAAGGCCCACTATCCCGCGGAGTACATGGCCGCGCTGCTCACGAGCGTCGGCGACTCCAAGGACAAGCTGGCGATTTACCTCAACGAGTGCCGCCGCATGGGCATCAAAGTGCTCCCGCCCGACGTCAACGAGTCGATCGGCTTCTTCGCCGCCGTCGGTGACGACATCCGCTTCGGACTCGGCGCCGTTCGCAACGTGGGCTTCTCCGTCGTCGAACTCATCCGGGGCGCGCGTGAGGAGAAGGGCCGCTTCACGTCCTTCGACGACTTCCTCAAAAAGGTTCCCATCGGCGTTGCCAACAAGCGCACGATCGAGTCACTCATCAAGGCGGGCGCCTTCGATTCGCTCGGCCACACGCGCAGGGCGCTCTTCGAGATCCACGAGGATGCCACGGAGGCCGCTGTGCGCGAAAAGCGCGCGGAGGCCAACGGCCAGGTGGGCTTCGACTTCGACAACCTCTGGGATGAGCCCCAGGCGGCCAACACGGTGCCGGATCGGCCCGAGTGGTCGAAAGGCGACAAGCTCGCCTTCGAGCGCGAGATGCTGGGGCTCTACGTCTCCGACCACCCGCTGGCAGGGCTGGAACTGCAACTCGCGAAGCATGCCAGCACCACGATCGCCGAGATTCTCGCCGGCGAAACGGTGCACGACGGCGAGACCGTGACGATCGCCGGGCTCATGACGAGCGTGCAGCATCGCACCGCCCGAAACTCGGGCAACCAGTACGGGCTGGTCACCGTCGAGGACTTCGGCGGCGAGATCACGGTCATGTTCCTCGGCAAGACCTACCAGGAGTTCTCGCCAGGGCTCACCCCGGACTCGATTGTCGTCATCCGCGCCCGCGTGAGCCAGCGCGACGACGGAGTGAACCTCCACGCGAACAGCATGTTCGTCCCCGACATGGGAGCGAGTCTCGGCTCGGGCCCGCTCATGATCTCTGTTCCCGAGGTGCGGGCGACGACGGAGGTCGTCTCGGCGCTGGGAGACGTGCTCATCCGGCACGCGGGCGAGACGGAGGTGCGCCTCAAGCTCATCAAGGGCAGCACGGCGCGGATGTTCGAGGTTCCCTACCCCGTGTCGGTCACGGCAGACCTCTATGGCGAACTCAAGTCACTGCTTGGCCCCGCCTGCCTGAGCTGATCGCGCGGCGGTGGACGCGGCCGCGGCGACTAGAATGGCGTGGCCATGATCCAGACCATCGACCTGCGGAATCAGCGACCAGACATCGCAACGCTTCTTGCTCTCATTCCCCGCGCCCTCACCGATGTGGCGGCCGCCTCCTCGATCGCGCAGGAGCTCATCGACGACGTACGCAGCCGGGGGAGTGCGGCCCTCCTCGACCAGGCCGAGCGCCTCGACAGGGTGCGGCCACAGCAGGTGCGGGTTCCGGCATCCGAGATCGCGGCGGCCGTTGGCTCCCTGCAGGCGGATGTACGCGACGCCCTCGAGTCGGCGATCGAGCGCGTGCGGGCGGCAAGCGAGGCGCAGGTGCCCGCTCCCGTCACGACGACGCTCGGTGCAGGGGCATCCATCGTCCAGCGCTGGGCGCCGGTGCGCCGCGTCGGTCTCTACGTGCCCGGCGGCAAAGCGGTCTATCCGTCGAGTGTCGTCATGAACGTGGTGCCTGCGCAGGTTGCGGGCGTCTCCTCCGTGGCCCTCGCATCCCCGCCGCAGCAACAATTCGGCGGTTCCGTGCACCCCACGATCCTTGGCGCCGCCGGCCTCCTGGGCGTCGATGAGGTCTACGCCATGGGTGGTGCTGGCGCGATCGGCGCCTTCGCCTACGGTGTTGCAGACGCGGGCCTCGAGCCCGTCCAGTTGATCACCGGGCCCGGCAACGTGTTCGTCGCGGCGGCCAAGCGGCTTGTCCGAGGGCAGGCCGGCATCGATTCTGAGGCGGGTCCCACAGAGATCCTGATCATCGCGGATGATTCGGCCGATGCGTCGATCGTTGCGGTTGACCTCATCAGCCAGGCGGAGCACGACGAGCTTGCGGCCGCCGTGCTCGTCACGGACTCGCCAGCCCTCGCATCGAGGGTCGAGGAGGAGCTCGCGCGCCTCGTGCCCCAGACGGCTCACCGGGAGCGCGTCACAGAGGCTCTCGGGGGTCGCCAGTCCTCCATCGTGCTCGTGGATGACCTCGCGGTCGCCGCTGACTTCAGCAATGCCTACGGCCCCGAGCACCTCGAGTTGCAGGTGGCCGACGTCGACTCCCTCCTCGAGTCGATCGAGAACGCGGGAGCCATTTTCGTTGGCCGCTATTCGCCCGTGAGCCTCGGTGACTACCTCGCGGGCTCGAACCACGTGCTCCCGACGGGTGGTCAGGCGCGCTTCGCTGCGGGTCTTGGCGCCTACACCTTCCTTCGCCCGCAGCAGGTCGTGCGGTACGACGAAACGGGCCTCCGTGAGGTCGAGCGGCGGATCGTGGCCCTGGCGACGGCCGAGGACCTACCCGCCCATGCCGCCGCCGTCACGGCTCGCTTCGCGGGGGGCGAGCGTCCGCAGGGCTGACGCTTTCCCCATTCCAGCGGCTCGTCGCGACGCATCCGAGTCGCCGGGGCCTATCCTTGGGGCACCATGTTCTGCCCTTTCTGTCGCCACCCAGATTCCCGAGTCATCGATTCCCGCACGAGCGACGACGGCCTCTCGATCCGTCGCCGTCGGCAGTGCCCTGAATGCGGACGCCGCTTCAGCACGACTGAGACGGCAAGCCTGAGCGTGGTCAAGCGAAACGGTGTGCTCGAGCCCTTCAGTCGCGAGAAGGTCGTCGCCGGTGTTCGCAAGGCCTGCCAGGGCAGGCCTGTGACCGACACCGATCTCGCCCTCCTGGCGCAGCGCGTGGAAGAGGCGATCCGAGCGACGGGTGCATCCCAGATCGAGGCCAACGACATCGGGCTCGCGATCCTTCCTCCGCTTCGGGAGCTCGATGAAGTTGCGTACCTCCGTTTCGCCAGCGTCTACCAGGCCTTCGAGTCGCTCGAGGACTTCGAGTCCGCGATCGGCCAGCTTCGCTCCGAGCACGAGTCCGCGTAGGGCCGAGCGACGCGGCGGGTCTCCTGCCGCTAGTGTTGCCGTGGCATGTATCGCTTCCTTTTCACCATATTCCTGCGACGCCTCGATCCCGAGACCGCGCACGGCCTCGCGTTCCGCGTCATCCGTCTGCTTCCCTACGTGGGGCTCGGTGCGCTCGCCCGTGCCTACTCACGCCCGGATCCCGTGCTCGCGGTCGAGGCCCTCGGCCTCCAGTTCGCGTCGCCCTTCGGGCTCGCAGCCGGCTTCGACAAGGAGGCCCTCGCCATCCGTGGACTGGGCCAGCTCGGCTTCGGTCACGTCGAGGTGGGCACCCTGACGGCGCAGCCCCAACCGGGAAACGAGAAGCCCCGCATGTTCCGACTCGTCGAAGACCGGGCACTCGTCAACCGCATGGGCTTCAACAATCATGGGGCCGCGGATGCCGCTCCTCGGCTCGCCCGGGAGCGCCGGCGTCGCGGACGCCCCGTGATCGGCGTGAACATCGGCAAGAGCCGCATGGTCGACGTCGACGATGCGATCGCTGACTACCTGACGAGCACGCGCCTCCTCGCTCCCGAGAGCGACTACCTCGTGGTGAACGTCAGTTCCCCCAACACGCCAGGCCTCCGTGGCCTGCAGGAGCTCGATCGGCTCGAGCCGCTTCTCGCGGCCGTGCGGGACGAGGCATCCGGCACTCCCGTGCTGGTGAAGATCGCCCCGGACCTCTCCGACGAGGAGATCGACCGCATCGCGTCCCTCGTGACGAAACTCGGCCTGCCGGGCGTCATCGCGACCAACACCACGATCGCCCGCACAGGTCTCAGGGCGAGTGCTTCGGAGATCGAGAGGATCGGGGCGGGCGGCCTGTCAGGCGCACCGCTCAAGGCGCGCTCGCTCGAGGTGCTCACACGGCTGCGCTCAGTGCTCCCCGCCGACGCCTGCATCATCTCGGTCGGCGGAGTCGAGTCAGCGAGGGATGTCGCGGCACGCCTGCGTGCCGGAGCAACGCTCGTGCAGGGCTATACGGCGTTCATCTATGAGGGACCTCTGTGGGCTGCCCACATCAACCGTGTGCTCGCTCGCATGGCGAACGATGGCACGCTCAGGCGGGGTACTGCCCCCGCTTGACCTGCGGCTTCGGCAGGCGCATTGGACGCATCTGCAGGCAACGCATGGCGGTGTACCAGCGCACCTTCTCGACCTTGTCCTCGCCGAACTTCGCCTTCAGGCGCTTGGTGACGACGAGTCCTGCGATGACGCAGTCGAGGACAGCGAGGAGGAAGAATCCCCACAGCACGGCCATGCTGACGATCGCGATCATGGGGTCGGGGATGACCGTGAGCACGATCACGAGGAGCATGACGGGAATCATAAGCTCGCCGATGCTGAAGCGCGCGTCCACGTAGTCACGCACGTAGCGGCGCTGCGGGCCCTTGTCGCGCTGCGGGAGGTACCTCTCCTCGCCGTTGGCCATTCCGACGCGCGCACGATCGCGCGCCTCGTTGTACTTCGCGCGGGCCTCGCGGTTCGCCGCCTTGCGGTCGTTCGAGACGAGGGGACGGAGGTTCGCAGCCTCACGCTCCTTGCGCGTGGGGGTGGGGCGCCCCTTGCCCGTGGTCGTGCCCTGCTCGTCTGCTTCGACGGCGGGCTGTGATTCTGGTGCGGGCTTGGCCATGGGAGTTCCTTGCGTTGGGGACTGCTTAAGATTACCTGCATGACCTCGGACTCCAATCAGAACGTTCCGACCCGGCAACAGTTGAGGGAGGCGCTCGGCACTGCGGTGCAGTCGGGCTTCCCCTCGGCGGTCGCTGACCTGTCGCGCCTTGTGCGCATCCCGTCGGTGTCGTGGTCGGCGTTCGACCCGCATCACGTCGAGGAGAGCGCGAGCGCGGTTGCGGGCTTGCTGGAGGGACTTGGCGTCTTCGACTCGGTCATCGTCTCCCGCGCCCCCGTCGGTGATGGCGATGCCAACGGGTTGCCCGCAGTGCTGGCGACCCGTGCGGCACGCAATGGGCGTCCGACCGTCCTTCTCTACGCTCACCACGACGTGCAGCCTCCAGGGGACGAGGGGGAGTGGGACTCACCGCCCTTCGAGCCGACCCTCCGCGGTGAACGTCTCTACGGTCGTGGCTCCGCGGATGACAAGGCCGGCGTCATGGCCCACGTTGCCGCGATCCGCGCACTGCGGGAGACGCTTGGCGACGATTTCGATCTCGGTATCAGCGTCTTCATTGAGGGGGAGGAGGAGGCGGGCTCGCTGTCCTTCGCCTCATTCCTGCGCCAGCACCGTGAAGAGCTCGCATCGGACCTGATCGTCGTCGCCGACTCGGACAACTGGGACACGGAGACCCCCTCGCTCACCGTCTCGCTTCGCGGCAATGTCGCGTTCGCGCTCGAGGTGCGCACTCTCGCCCACGCATCCCACTCCGGCTTGTTCGGTGGGGCCGCGCCCGACGCGATGATGGCGCTCGTGCGGATCCTCGCCTCCTTCCATGACGACGACGGCTCTGTCGCGATCGACGGGTTGAGGTCCGCGTCCTTCGAGACCCCTGCGGATGACGAGCAGCGACTCCGTGACGAGGCGGGGCTCCTGGATGGCGTGACGCCGGTGGGTCGCGGCAGCATCTACTCGCGCGTCTGGGCCCAGCCGGCCGTCACGGTCACGGGTATTGACGCGCCCTCCGTCGGGCGCGCATCGAATACCCTCCTACCCAGCGCGAGGGCGAAGGTCAGCGTGAGGGTGGCCCCGGGGCAAGACGCGGAGGAGGCGTACGCCCTCATCCGCCGACACATCGAGGCCCACACCCCCTTCGGTGCCCACGTCTCCTTCGCGAATCCCGAACTCGGTGACCCCTTCCTCGTCGACACCGAGGGCTGGGCCGTGCAGGAGGCGCGGGACGCGATGGCATCAGCGTGGGGCAACGATGCCGTCCTCGCAGGCATCGGCGGGTCGATCCCCTTCATCGCAGACCTCGTCGGCGAGTTTCCGCAGGCGCAGATCCTCGTGACGGGCGTCGAGGACCCACACACGCGCGCGCACAGCCCCAACGAGTCACTGCACCTCGGAGTGTTCCGCAAGGCGATCCTGACGGAGGCGGTGCTCCTTGCGCAGCTCAACGAGCGTAAGGGCTTTTCACGATCGTGACTTCGCCCGCAGGGAATGATTTCCCAGCGCGCACGCTTACACTGGAAATGCCCCTCGTGGGGCCGAGACGTGAGGAGACGGCATGACTGACACCGCAATGAGCGTGGGAACGCTCAACGACCAGCAGGCCGCTGACGCCCCGGAGCACGGCGTGCTCCTGACCGACGCAGCAGCCGCGAAGGTGCGTTCGCTCTACGAGCAGGAGGGGCGCGACGACCTCCGCCTGCGCGTCGCCGTGCAGCCGGGCGGATGCTCGGGACTCATCTACCAGTTGTATTTCGACGAGCGCCTGCTCGACGGTGACGCGACAGTCGACTTCGACGGCGTGGAGGTCGTGGTCGACAAGATGAGCGTGCCCTATCTGGAGGGCGCGACGATCGATTTCGAGGACACGATCCAGAAGCAGGGCTTCACGATCGACAACCCCAACGCCGGCAGCAGCTGCGCGTGTGGGGATTCATTCAGCTGAGTTTTTGTGGCTGTTGCCAACGAAGGGGAAGTCGCGTCGCGACTTCCCCTTCTTTCGTCTCGCGAGCGGCCATTCGGGTTCGGCAGCGCGTCTCGGGAGCGATAGGCTGGTTGCTGTCAATAGACTGAGTTCCATCCAGTCCCGTGTCATCCGAGAGGTCACAGGTGCGCTCTAACCGCCGTCTTCGATGGGCTGCCGTCCCCCTGGCAGCATCACTTGTCGTCGTCCTAGCCGGATGTACGCAGGCCCAGCTCCGTGGCTACCTGCCGGGCGAGCCCGGCATCACTAACCACACCGACCGCATCGCGGGACTGTGGACCACCTCGTGGATGGTGCTGCTCGTCGTCGGCATCGTCACGTGGGGTCTCGTGCTCTGGGTTGCGACGGTCTACCGCCGGCGCAAGGGTCAGACCGGCCTCCCCGTGCAGCTTCGCTACAACATGCCGATCGAGATCCTCTACACGGTCGTGCCGCTCATCCTCGTCATGGGCTTCTTCGCCTTCACGGCGCGCGACCAGGCGGCGATCGAGGAGCCGATCGAAGACCCGGACGTGCAGATCGAGGTCTATGCCAAGCGCTGGGCCTGGGACTTCAACTACCTCAACGAGGGCCCCGGCGGCGAGGGTGTGCACTACCAGGGCATCCAGGCACAGGAGACCGAGAAGTCGCCGTACATCGACTACGACCTGCTGCCCGTGCTCTACCTCCCCGTCGACAAGACGGTCGAGATTGCGCTGGAGAGCCGCGACGTCATCCACTCCTTCTGGGTCGTCGACTTCCTCTACAAGAAGGACACGGTCCCCGGCAAGAGCAACTACATGTACTTCACTCCGCAGGAGGAAGGCGAGTACATCGGCAAGTGTGCGGAGCTCTGTGGCGAATACCACGCGCTCATGCTCTTCAAGGTGAAGGTCGTCTCCGAGGCGGAGTACGACGCATACATCCAGAGCCTCGTCGACGCCGGCAACACCGGCATCCGCGGCGCCGAGTACAACACGAACAGCAACCTGCCGGGCACCGAGCCCGTGCGCTCAAAGTAAGGCGAGATCATGAGCACCACTACTGAGAGTCGTCCGGAGGCCGCCCCCACGGCCGGCACCGCGACCATCGGTCACACGATGTCGCCGAGTGCCCGTCGCAAGGGCAACGTTCTCGTCAACTGGATCACCTCGACTGACCACAAGACGATCGGGTACATGTACCTCATCAGCTCGTTCGTCTACTTCTGCATCGGCGGCGTGATGGCACTCATCATCCGCGCGCAGCTGTTCGCACCTGGCCTGGACCTGCTCCAGACCAAGGAGCAGTACAACCAGCTCTTCACGATGCACGGCACGATCATGCTGCTCATGTTTGCGACGCCGCTCTTCGCGGGTTTCGCGAATGTGCTGATGCCGCTGCAGATCGGTGCACCGGATGTCGCGTTCCCGCGTCTCAACGCCTTCGCCTACTGGGCCTATAGCTTCGGTAGCCTCATGGCGGTCGCCGGCTTCCTCACGCCGCAGGGTGCCGCCTCCTTCGGATGGTTCGCCTACACGCCGCTGTCGACAACGACATTCACCCCGGGCGTCGGTGGGCATCTCTGGGTCGTCGGCCTTGCGATCTCAGGTTTCGGAACCATCCTCGGTGCCGTCAACTTCATCACGACCATCATCACGATGCGTGCCCCCGGCATGACGATGTGGCGCATGCCGATCTTCACGTGGAACACGCTCGTCACCTCGATCCTCGTGCTGATGGCCTTCCCCGTGCTCGCGGCGGCCCTGTTCGGCCTCGCGATCGACCGTATCTTCGGCGGCCACGTCTACAACGTCGACGCCGGGGGAGCGATCCTCTGGCAGCACCTCTTCTGGTTCTTCGGCCACCCCGAGGTCTACATCATCGCGCTGCCATTCTTCGGCATCGTGTCCGAGGTCTTCCCCGTGTTCAGCCGCAAGCCGATCTTCGGCTACAAGACCCTCGTGTACGCGACGATCGCGATCGCGGCCCTCTCCGTCACGGTGTGGGCGCACCACATGTACGTGACCGGATCCGTGCTGCTTCCGTTCTTCGCCCTCATGACGATGTTGATCGCGGTGCCTACCGGCGTGAAGATCTTCAACTGGATCGGCACGATGTGGCGGGGCTCCGTCACGTTCGAGACACCAATGCTCTGGGCCATCGGCTTTATCGTCACGTTCACCTTCGGTGGACTGACGGGCGTCATCCTGGCGTCGCCGCCGCTCGACTTCCACGTCTCCGACACCTACTTCGTCGTCGCCCACTTCCACTACGTGGTCTTCGGCACGGTCGTCTTCGCGATGTTCAGTGGCTTCTACTTCTGGTGGCCAAAGTGGACCGGCAAGATGCTCAACGAGAAGCTCGGCAAGATCCACTTCTGGGTGCTTTTCATCGGCTTCCACATGACCTTCCTCATCCAGCACTGGCTGGGCGTCGTGGGCATGCCGCGTCGTTACGCGGTCTACCAGCCTGAAGACGGCTACACGTGGATGAACCAGCTGTCCACTGTGGGCGCGATGGTCCTCGGCGCCTCGATGATCCCCTTCCTGCTCAACGTGTACATCACGGCCCGCAAGGCGCCGAAGGTGACCGTGGACGACCCGTGGGGATACGGACGCTCGCTCGAGTGGGCCACGTCGTGCCCGCCGCCGCGCCACAACTTCACCTCGATCCCGCGGATCCGTTCCGAGTCCCCGGCGTTCGACCTCCACCACCCGGAGGCAGGCATCCCGGTGGGAATCGGTCCCGCCAAGGACGCTCCGGATGCTCCCGTGTACGACAGCGCTGACGAGAAGGTGAAGTAGGCACAACATGAAGGTCAATGCAGTAATCTTCTGGGTCCTCACGGTCTTCTTCGCCATCGTCGCCGCGATCTACACCGGCTGGTCATGGGTGGTATCGAACCAGCAGATGGAGGAGTACGCGCAGCGCGTCGGGCCGGGCGGTATCGCCGCCGGGCACCCCGAGTGGGCTGGCACGGTGACTCTCTGGCTCTGCGCCGTGCTGGCGGGCTTCCTCGCCTTCTACGTGGGTAAGTCGTACAAGTCGCAGGGCGGCGAGCTGCCCGAGGACCGCCTCGACGCCAACATCGACGACGGTGACCCCGAGCTCGGGCACTTCAGCCCCTGGAGCTGGTGGCCCATCGTGCTCGCCGGTTCTGCTTCGATCCTGATGCTCGGATTCGCAGTTGGCTTCTGGATCTGCTTCATCGGTGCGGCGCTCACCGTCATCGCGGTTGTCGGTTGGACATATGAGTACTACCGCGGCAACTTCAGGCACTGACGTGGAGATACGCAAAGCGTCGTCGGCAGATGTCGACGGCGTTTTTGCGTTGATTGAGCAGCTTGCCGATACCTATGAGGTCGATCGCGCATCGTTCGACGCCGCGTACGCGGACGCCCTCAAGGATCCGGACCGCAGCGTGCTCCTCATCGCTGAGCTCGACGGTCGCGTCGCGGGCTATGCGCTCATGATCGTCTCGAGACTCCTCTACACGCGGGTGGACTCGGCACAGATTCAGGAGCTCATCGTCGATGAGTCGTTGCGTGGGCGGGGGATCGGCAGCCGCCTTGTGGCCGCCGTCGAAGACATCTGCT
Protein-coding regions in this window:
- the coxB gene encoding cytochrome c oxidase subunit II, with translation MSSERSQVRSNRRLRWAAVPLAASLVVVLAGCTQAQLRGYLPGEPGITNHTDRIAGLWTTSWMVLLVVGIVTWGLVLWVATVYRRRKGQTGLPVQLRYNMPIEILYTVVPLILVMGFFAFTARDQAAIEEPIEDPDVQIEVYAKRWAWDFNYLNEGPGGEGVHYQGIQAQETEKSPYIDYDLLPVLYLPVDKTVEIALESRDVIHSFWVVDFLYKKDTVPGKSNYMYFTPQEEGEYIGKCAELCGEYHALMLFKVKVVSEAEYDAYIQSLVDAGNTGIRGAEYNTNSNLPGTEPVRSK
- a CDS encoding DUF3043 domain-containing protein — translated: MAKPAPESQPAVEADEQGTTTGKGRPTPTRKEREAANLRPLVSNDRKAANREARAKYNEARDRARVGMANGEERYLPQRDKGPQRRYVRDYVDARFSIGELMIPVMLLVIVLTVIPDPMIAIVSMAVLWGFFLLAVLDCVIAGLVVTKRLKAKFGEDKVEKVRWYTAMRCLQMRPMRLPKPQVKRGQYPA
- a CDS encoding cytochrome c oxidase subunit 4, whose amino-acid sequence is MKVNAVIFWVLTVFFAIVAAIYTGWSWVVSNQQMEEYAQRVGPGGIAAGHPEWAGTVTLWLCAVLAGFLAFYVGKSYKSQGGELPEDRLDANIDDGDPELGHFSPWSWWPIVLAGSASILMLGFAVGFWICFIGAALTVIAVVGWTYEYYRGNFRH
- a CDS encoding GNAT family N-acetyltransferase is translated as MEIRKASSADVDGVFALIEQLADTYEVDRASFDAAYADALKDPDRSVLLIAELDGRVAGYALMIVSRLLYTRVDSAQIQELIVDESLRGRGIGSRLVAAVEDICFQRGLNQLTVASSRTPAFYDRLDYRSTADFLKKVFFSHRD
- the erpA gene encoding iron-sulfur cluster insertion protein ErpA — protein: MSVGTLNDQQAADAPEHGVLLTDAAAAKVRSLYEQEGRDDLRLRVAVQPGGCSGLIYQLYFDERLLDGDATVDFDGVEVVVDKMSVPYLEGATIDFEDTIQKQGFTIDNPNAGSSCACGDSFS
- the hisD gene encoding histidinol dehydrogenase, whose translation is MIQTIDLRNQRPDIATLLALIPRALTDVAAASSIAQELIDDVRSRGSAALLDQAERLDRVRPQQVRVPASEIAAAVGSLQADVRDALESAIERVRAASEAQVPAPVTTTLGAGASIVQRWAPVRRVGLYVPGGKAVYPSSVVMNVVPAQVAGVSSVALASPPQQQFGGSVHPTILGAAGLLGVDEVYAMGGAGAIGAFAYGVADAGLEPVQLITGPGNVFVAAAKRLVRGQAGIDSEAGPTEILIIADDSADASIVAVDLISQAEHDELAAAVLVTDSPALASRVEEELARLVPQTAHRERVTEALGGRQSSIVLVDDLAVAADFSNAYGPEHLELQVADVDSLLESIENAGAIFVGRYSPVSLGDYLAGSNHVLPTGGQARFAAGLGAYTFLRPQQVVRYDETGLREVERRIVALATAEDLPAHAAAVTARFAGGERPQG
- the ctaD gene encoding cytochrome c oxidase subunit I, which translates into the protein MSTTTESRPEAAPTAGTATIGHTMSPSARRKGNVLVNWITSTDHKTIGYMYLISSFVYFCIGGVMALIIRAQLFAPGLDLLQTKEQYNQLFTMHGTIMLLMFATPLFAGFANVLMPLQIGAPDVAFPRLNAFAYWAYSFGSLMAVAGFLTPQGAASFGWFAYTPLSTTTFTPGVGGHLWVVGLAISGFGTILGAVNFITTIITMRAPGMTMWRMPIFTWNTLVTSILVLMAFPVLAAALFGLAIDRIFGGHVYNVDAGGAILWQHLFWFFGHPEVYIIALPFFGIVSEVFPVFSRKPIFGYKTLVYATIAIAALSVTVWAHHMYVTGSVLLPFFALMTMLIAVPTGVKIFNWIGTMWRGSVTFETPMLWAIGFIVTFTFGGLTGVILASPPLDFHVSDTYFVVAHFHYVVFGTVVFAMFSGFYFWWPKWTGKMLNEKLGKIHFWVLFIGFHMTFLIQHWLGVVGMPRRYAVYQPEDGYTWMNQLSTVGAMVLGASMIPFLLNVYITARKAPKVTVDDPWGYGRSLEWATSCPPPRHNFTSIPRIRSESPAFDLHHPEAGIPVGIGPAKDAPDAPVYDSADEKVK
- a CDS encoding quinone-dependent dihydroorotate dehydrogenase — encoded protein: MYRFLFTIFLRRLDPETAHGLAFRVIRLLPYVGLGALARAYSRPDPVLAVEALGLQFASPFGLAAGFDKEALAIRGLGQLGFGHVEVGTLTAQPQPGNEKPRMFRLVEDRALVNRMGFNNHGAADAAPRLARERRRRGRPVIGVNIGKSRMVDVDDAIADYLTSTRLLAPESDYLVVNVSSPNTPGLRGLQELDRLEPLLAAVRDEASGTPVLVKIAPDLSDEEIDRIASLVTKLGLPGVIATNTTIARTGLRASASEIERIGAGGLSGAPLKARSLEVLTRLRSVLPADACIISVGGVESARDVAARLRAGATLVQGYTAFIYEGPLWAAHINRVLARMANDGTLRRGTAPA
- a CDS encoding dipeptidase — its product is MTSDSNQNVPTRQQLREALGTAVQSGFPSAVADLSRLVRIPSVSWSAFDPHHVEESASAVAGLLEGLGVFDSVIVSRAPVGDGDANGLPAVLATRAARNGRPTVLLYAHHDVQPPGDEGEWDSPPFEPTLRGERLYGRGSADDKAGVMAHVAAIRALRETLGDDFDLGISVFIEGEEEAGSLSFASFLRQHREELASDLIVVADSDNWDTETPSLTVSLRGNVAFALEVRTLAHASHSGLFGGAAPDAMMALVRILASFHDDDGSVAIDGLRSASFETPADDEQRLRDEAGLLDGVTPVGRGSIYSRVWAQPAVTVTGIDAPSVGRASNTLLPSARAKVSVRVAPGQDAEEAYALIRRHIEAHTPFGAHVSFANPELGDPFLVDTEGWAVQEARDAMASAWGNDAVLAGIGGSIPFIADLVGEFPQAQILVTGVEDPHTRAHSPNESLHLGVFRKAILTEAVLLAQLNERKGFSRS
- the nrdR gene encoding transcriptional regulator NrdR — translated: MFCPFCRHPDSRVIDSRTSDDGLSIRRRRQCPECGRRFSTTETASLSVVKRNGVLEPFSREKVVAGVRKACQGRPVTDTDLALLAQRVEEAIRATGASQIEANDIGLAILPPLRELDEVAYLRFASVYQAFESLEDFESAIGQLRSEHESA